The following coding sequences are from one Augochlora pura isolate Apur16 chromosome 6, APUR_v2.2.1, whole genome shotgun sequence window:
- the LOC144471087 gene encoding uncharacterized protein LOC144471087, with protein MQAAEMLCNTMGYHLVFLISLAIGHVHSAPLQTLPSIAGYIPVYIRYGDQPLEDINPQLAEAFHEIPAAKQATVLPNVNGPTDSSLMEEASKIGIHAKRVRKAENDFSPIVKFDASMNKDDSDEELKKLVNQLQSRTEEKEDTLKQIQADLKEQLKLLEVHKGCATDHSQAFTPSTNEDYDTNERVPYNKENALQQRVKDGIRIGENIFSSIFGGKKNIRNQLSIQKVEVPQEILDGLDT; from the exons ATGCAGGCTGCTGAGATGCTGTGTAATACCATGGGCTACCATCTTGTGTTTCTAATATCGCTCGCTATTGGTCATGTCC ATTCAGCACCGCTCCAAACGTTACCCAGTATCGCGGGTTATATCCCGGTGTACATAAGATACGGGGATCAGCCTCTAGAAGACATAAATCCCCAATTGGCGGAAGCGTTCCACGAAATTCCAGCCGCAAAACAG GCCACCGTCTTACCTAATGTTAACGGTCCCACAGATAGCAGTTTAATGGAAGAAGCAAGCAAAATCGGGATACATGCTAAACGTGTTAGAAAAGCGGAGAACGATTTCTCCCCGATAGTCAAGTTCGACGCGTCAATGAACAAGGATGATAGCGAcgaagaattaaagaaattggTGAACCAG CTCCAGTCAAGAacggaagagaaagaagacaCTTTGAAGCAAATACAAGCTGATTTAAAGGAACAACTGAAACTCTTAGAGGTGCATAAAGGTTGTGCGACGGACCATTCTCAAGCGTTCACACCTTCGACGAACGAAGATTACGATACAAACGAAAGAGTTCCTTACAACAAGGAAAATGCCCTTCAACAGCGCGTGAAGGATGGCATACGTAtaggtgaaaatattttctcatctATATTCGGAGGCAAGAAAAATATCAGGAATCAGCTTTCTATTCAGAAAGTAGAGGTTCCGCAGGAAATATTGGACGGACTGGACACGTAG
- the LOC144471086 gene encoding uncharacterized protein LOC144471086: protein MLRKQLFFAALLAHIVSLCEGRTIQDQTFIDTPKTSDLHVNGSHRHRVIDLKRSTSKPVNSDTLIEASSQKKPKLNSFYESCPYETKQLCLIFSLSRIANIHVAAPDQTDRSSKLSVFSSAWNNVGNLNERLRGNGYLDERRMPVTLKKSPNVHCKAIRDVYIPEAKQNLPAFACKYREKTFILSSTRFLQDRRVYLELNIDEDIFENANRVRKISRSNELTMIPALLVLNVPNNDYRVKVRTSTFDEGKVNPDERDR from the coding sequence ATGCTTCGCAAGCAACTTTTCTTCGCCGCATTGTTGGCACACATAGTGTCCCTCTGCGAGGGTAGAACGATCCAAGACCAGACTTTCATCGACACACCAAAAACGTCGGATCTACACGTGAACGGTAGCCACAGGCACAGAGTAATTGACTTGAAACGATCGACCAGTAAACCAGTGAACAGTGACACCTTGATCGAAGCATCGAGCCAGAAGAAACCGAAACTGAACAGTTTCTATGAATCATGCCCTTACGAGACGAAACAGCTGTGCCTAATCTTTTCTTTGTCGAGAATTGCTAACATTCACGTGGCTGCACCGGATCAAACGGATCGAAGCTCGAAGTTGTCAGTTTTTTCCAGCGCCTGGAACAACGTCGGAAATCTTAACGAGAGACTGCGGGGAAACGGATATCTCGATGAACGAAGAATGCCCGTGACCTTGAAGAAGTCGCCCAACGTCCATTGTAAAGCAATTCGCGATGTTTACATACCGGAGGCGAAGCAAAACCTGCCGGCTTTCGCTTGCAAATATCGGGAGAAAACGTTCATTTTGTCGAGCACCAGATTTCTTCAGGATCGAAGAGTGTATCTGGAGTTGAACATCGACGAAGATATCTTTGAGAATGCGAATCGTGTGCGGAAGATCTCCAGGAGCAACGAACTGACCATGATACCAGCTTTGCTGGTTTTGAACGTTCCTAACAACGATTACAGAGTCAAAGTCCGTACCTCGACTTTCGACGAGGGTAAAGTCAATCCGGATGAAAGGGATCGATAA